Proteins encoded together in one Etheostoma cragini isolate CJK2018 chromosome 11, CSU_Ecrag_1.0, whole genome shotgun sequence window:
- the rnaseh2b gene encoding ribonuclease H2 subunit B isoform X2 has protein sequence MATKKKQTPNLQNDSWVVIAADSVIDTQKNDSDPAFVRLRNPSTDAASLYMLSSGDVQLFEVKAFEEDFHSWFVGQTVQRDGRLLFVTPMDPLYLILPYLMKSGKEGKFQPVDQVVMDEEFPACSRLLSCKRSLAFLHHIAEEKEVGKLKFYRYNQEKTMNWLKKKVERTVATLKARSISVGEGVKSITYIRVKSESDYHEEDYLRYAHGLISQYLSEDLSKALLNHLQLPELTSLKETEPPSKPPKKMTAAQKSLAKVDKTGMKTMSSFFSPKAKAEKK, from the exons ATGGCTACTAAAAAGAAGCAAACGCCTAATTTACAAAATGATAGTTGGGTTGTCATTGCTGCAG ACTCTGTCATCGACACACAGAAGAACGACAGTGACCCAGCTTTTGTAAGACTGAGGAATCCCTCTACAG ATGCAGCATCTCTGTATATGCTGAGTAGTGGTGATGTACAGCTGTTCGAGGTCAAAGCATTTGAAGAGGATTTCCACTCCTGGTTTGTTGGCCAAACTGTACAGAGAG atggAAGACTTCTCTTTGTAACGCCAATGGATCCTCTCTATCTCATTTTGCCCTATTTGATGAAATCTGGCAAAGAG GGGAAGTTCCAGCCTGTGGATCAAGTGGTGATGGATGAGGAATTCCCAGCTTGCTCAAGGCTGCTGAGCTGCAAACGTTCCCTAGCCTTCCTGCACCACATTGCCGAGGAAAAAG AGGTGGGAAAACTGAAGTTCTATCGATACAATCAAGAGAAAACAATGAATTGGTTGAAGAAAAAG GTGGAGAGGACAGTCGCTACGCTCAAGGCAAGAAGTATCTCTGTGGGAGAAGGAGTCAAATCCATAACATACATCAGAGTAAAGTCAGAGTCAGACTACCATGAGG AGGACTACCTACGCTATGCTCATGGCCTGATATCCCAGTACCTCAGTGAAGACCTGAGCAAAGCCCTGCTCAACCACTTGCA GTTACCAGAGCTCACAAGCCTAAAGGAGACAGAACCTCCTTCCAAg CCACCCAAGAAGATGACTGCAGCTCAGAAATCGCTGGCTAAGGTAGACAAGACTGGCATGAAGACTATGTCATCCTTCTTCAGCCCCAAGGCCaaagcagaaaagaaatga
- the LOC117953425 gene encoding uncharacterized protein C13orf42, with the protein MFKKINNVFRPNHHGHRGMDGGGRFRSEQDYHKACTVRLVRSTSMLVVGEKTQTAVGSTLKRSKSTVSIESTFYYYQRQEDRIWLYSQNQNCLEYLEALVALRQQYTQSVVNLKSNETKATVSSKKKPAPPRPTKEELISRAKPSAPPVPNEEDTLQFFDAVIADCDSEPLRKQFMDDGNADVDFIVASSSAEHDLHSNWVLRVPRVADDSKPKAVHERANESAPKKKNQSGSTSSRLRLQRNPIHLPKVVESAFQTLRFKPKLKKQ; encoded by the exons ATGTTCAAGAAGATTAATAATGTGTTTCGTCCCAACCATCACGGACACAGAGGGATGGATGGTGGTGGAAGGTTTCGGTCCGAGCAGGACTACCACAAAGCCTGCACTGTCAGACTGGTCCGCAGCACCTCCATGCTTGTGGTTGGAGAGAAAACTCAGACGGCCGTGGGCTCCACTTTGAAACGGAGCAAAAGCACAGTGAGCATTGAGTCGACTTTTTACTATTATCAGAGACAAGAGGACAGGATTTGGCTTTACTCGCAGAATCAGAACTGCCTGGAGTACCTGGAAGCACTTGTGGCTTTGAGACAGCAATACACACAGAGTGTAGTTAACTTGAAAAGTAATGAAACCAAGGCCACGGTGTCCTCCAAGAAGAAGCCTGCACCCCCGCGGCCTACGAAGGAAGAACTG ATATCAAGAGCCAAACCTTCTGCCCCTCCAGTCCCCAACGAGGAAGACACTTTGCAGTTCTTTGATGCAGTGATCGCAGACTGCGACAGTGAACCTCTGCGCAAACAGTTTATGGATGATGGAAACGCAGATGTGGACTTCATAG TGGCCTCCAGCTCGGCAGAACACGACCTCCACTCTAACTGGGTCTTGCGGGTTCCTCGGGTCGCAGATGACTCCAAGCCGAAAGCAGTTCATGAGCGTGCCAATGAAAGCGCcccaaagaagaaaaaccagAGCGGGTCCACGAGCAGCAGACTGCGGCTGCAGAGGAACCCGATCCATCTGCCCAAAGTGGTGGAGAGTGCATTCCAGACTCTGCGCTTCAAGcccaaattaaaaaagcagtga
- the LOC117953302 gene encoding protein CXorf21, with protein sequence MLCEGRLLSMTYGELEVLDPLPPKKAPQRAHGLQRAAATLVPGSIRHSPLVHPNFPELTGCTDNRSYSVELYNSPLQSLDFHGAQPGRQISPEIEIPAQAPSVGDAPFLVPSFCQSICFNYSDLHIGGDQVLPLSTNDGELRIGAEAQAVGPFLHSCDVPPAVEDSLPGQTPQGGLLHPLRGSSNRWRLGSARDRSVLLQGREGPFSNSLLNHYLEQKLLDLYQQYMMENMARQGAPGSDSDQGPICPLLGSELVLTSLDQITLQLSRDGNLDAGLAKDMVLSCLLRVAGDMQSSEISTPFLQISNEASREQLQEHKEEQPQCQETHSSNSPSPFSFLSK encoded by the coding sequence ATGCTTTGCGAAGGAAGATTGTTAAGCATGACCTATGGTGAGTTGGAGGTGTTGGATCCCCTTCCTCCTAAGAAAGCTCCCCAGAGAGCTCATGGGCTGCAGAGAGCAGCCGCTACGCTGGTGCCAGGCTCCATCAGACATAGTCCACTTGTTCATCCCAATTTCCCCGAGCTGACAGGTTGTACGGACAACAGGAGCTATTCGGTGGAGTTGTACAATTCTCCGCTGCAGTCCTTGGATTTCCACGGAGCCCAGCCGGGCAGACAGATCTCTCCGGAGATAGAGATCCCAGCTCAGGCTCCCTCAGTTGGCGATGCCCCTTTCTTGGTTCCCTCCTTTTGTCAGAGCATCTGTTTTAATTACAGCGACCTCCATATTGGAGGCGACCAGGTGCTGCCTCTCTCAACCAATGATGGTGAGCTTCGGATCGGTGCCGAAGCCCAGGCTGTAGGTCCTTTCCTCCATTCCTGTGATGTGCCCCCAGCTGTGGAGGATTCTCTCCCAGGACAGACACCTCAGGGTGGACTTCTGCATCCACTGAGGGGTAGTTCAAATCGCTGGAGACTAGGGAGTGCCCGTGATCGGAGTGTTTTGTTGCAGGGGCGTGAAGGTCCATTCTCCAACTCTCTTTTAAATCACTATCTGGAGCAGAAACTTTTGGATTTGTACCAGCAATATATGATGGAGAATATGGCCAGGCAAGGAGCCCCTGGTTCGGATTCGGACCAAGGCCCCATTTGCCCTCTGCTGGGCTCAGAGCTGGTCCTTACCAGTCTAGACCAGATCACTCTGCAGCTGAGTCGGGATGGGAACCTGGATGCCGGCCTGGCCAAAGACATGGTCCTCAGCTGCCTGCTGCGGGTGGCTGGTGACATGCAGTCAAGTGAGATCAGCACTCCCTTTCTACAAATTTCAAATGAAGCATCCAGGGAGCAGCTCCAAGAGCATAAAGAGGAGCAACCCCAGTGTCAAGAAACTCACTCATCCAATTCACCTTCTCCTTTCAGTTTTCTTTCCAAATAA
- the rnaseh2b gene encoding ribonuclease H2 subunit B isoform X1: MATKKKQTPNLQNDSWVVIAADSVIDTQKNDSDPAFVRLRNPSTDAASLYMLSSGDVQLFEVKAFEEDFHSWFVGQTVQRDGRLLFVTPMDPLYLILPYLMKSGKEGKFQPVDQVVMDEEFPACSRLLSCKRSLAFLHHIAEEKEVGKLKFYRYNQEKTMNWLKKKVERTVATLKARSISVGEGVKSITYIRVKSESDYHEEDYLRYAHGLISQYLSEDLSKALLNHLQLPELTSLKETEPPSKKRKLSDKPVEAGEDYTKFNSADFVRKPPKKMTAAQKSLAKVDKTGMKTMSSFFSPKAKAEKK; this comes from the exons ATGGCTACTAAAAAGAAGCAAACGCCTAATTTACAAAATGATAGTTGGGTTGTCATTGCTGCAG ACTCTGTCATCGACACACAGAAGAACGACAGTGACCCAGCTTTTGTAAGACTGAGGAATCCCTCTACAG ATGCAGCATCTCTGTATATGCTGAGTAGTGGTGATGTACAGCTGTTCGAGGTCAAAGCATTTGAAGAGGATTTCCACTCCTGGTTTGTTGGCCAAACTGTACAGAGAG atggAAGACTTCTCTTTGTAACGCCAATGGATCCTCTCTATCTCATTTTGCCCTATTTGATGAAATCTGGCAAAGAG GGGAAGTTCCAGCCTGTGGATCAAGTGGTGATGGATGAGGAATTCCCAGCTTGCTCAAGGCTGCTGAGCTGCAAACGTTCCCTAGCCTTCCTGCACCACATTGCCGAGGAAAAAG AGGTGGGAAAACTGAAGTTCTATCGATACAATCAAGAGAAAACAATGAATTGGTTGAAGAAAAAG GTGGAGAGGACAGTCGCTACGCTCAAGGCAAGAAGTATCTCTGTGGGAGAAGGAGTCAAATCCATAACATACATCAGAGTAAAGTCAGAGTCAGACTACCATGAGG AGGACTACCTACGCTATGCTCATGGCCTGATATCCCAGTACCTCAGTGAAGACCTGAGCAAAGCCCTGCTCAACCACTTGCA GTTACCAGAGCTCACAAGCCTAAAGGAGACAGAACCTCCTTCCAAg AAGCGGAAACTTTCAGACAAACCGGTGGAGGCCGGAGAGGACTACACCAAATTCAACAGTGCAGACTTTGTGCGGAAA CCACCCAAGAAGATGACTGCAGCTCAGAAATCGCTGGCTAAGGTAGACAAGACTGGCATGAAGACTATGTCATCCTTCTTCAGCCCCAAGGCCaaagcagaaaagaaatga